The Fischerella sp. PCC 9605 genome contains a region encoding:
- a CDS encoding ATP-binding response regulator, translating to MQKLTRSLIKRYGVAILTVLLALLLTQSLWLLHRFSAYPLFFAAVMVSSWYGGLEPGLLATVLSALACAYFFLPPLYSLAVIGFNTIGLVQFVLVSLLISILNQMLRSAQLRAEINAHQAQRNYDGLRQSQEKLHQSEQRYRLFVEGVKEYAIFMLDANGLFLNWNIGAERILGYQEAEIIGRHFRHIFTPEAIERGRPEQVLRTAVTEGFSKENRWHIRKDGTHFWAHCVIIPLRDKDGNLRGFSKIMQDLTERKQAEEEREQLLLREQAARAEAEAANRSKDDFLAIVSHELRTPMTAILGWVGMLQTGRLDEDRAKDALETIERNANLQMQLIEDLLDISRIVQGNLSLNFGRVNLVEAIAQALEVVQPVADAKSIQIESALDTSLEPIWGDSDRLQQVVLNLLSNAIKFTPDGGRVEVGLSVVGNGQGASGISKKTNSQSPIPYAQITVCDTGKGISPEFLPYVFDRFRQADSTSTRSNKGLGLGLAIARHLVELHGGSIGVESEGIGQGATFTVKLPFTAIPPSEDAQTNNTDQMQLSTFREDTAPSDNPPKLDGLRLLIVDDEADTRKWISMVLQECGAEVIAVGSTGEALAALEQFKPDVLVSDISMPDEDGYTLIRKIRGLELEMGGRIPAVALTGYARVEDYRQAIAAGFQLHVAKPVRAAELVAVVASLGKMSGKL from the coding sequence ATGCAAAAATTAACGCGCTCTTTGATAAAACGCTATGGCGTTGCTATCTTAACAGTTTTACTAGCACTACTACTTACACAGTCGCTATGGCTACTGCATAGGTTTAGCGCTTACCCGCTATTTTTTGCCGCTGTTATGGTTAGCTCTTGGTATGGTGGTTTAGAACCAGGGCTACTGGCGACTGTTCTGTCTGCTTTAGCTTGTGCCTACTTCTTTTTACCTCCACTTTATTCACTGGCTGTGATTGGGTTCAACACAATCGGGCTGGTTCAGTTTGTCTTGGTGTCACTGCTAATCAGCATACTAAATCAGATGTTGCGTTCTGCCCAACTACGAGCCGAAATTAATGCACACCAAGCACAACGCAATTACGATGGTCTGCGTCAAAGTCAGGAAAAACTGCACCAAAGCGAACAACGTTACCGTTTGTTTGTGGAAGGAGTGAAAGAATATGCAATTTTTATGCTGGATGCGAACGGATTGTTTCTCAATTGGAATATTGGAGCAGAACGCATTTTAGGCTATCAAGAAGCAGAGATTATTGGTCGGCATTTCCGGCACATTTTTACACCAGAAGCAATTGAGCGCGGACGACCTGAGCAAGTACTGAGAACAGCGGTAACTGAAGGCTTTTCCAAGGAAAATCGCTGGCACATTCGTAAAGATGGCACACATTTCTGGGCGCACTGTGTCATCATACCTTTACGAGATAAAGACGGAAATCTGCGCGGCTTCTCAAAAATTATGCAAGACCTGACTGAAAGAAAACAGGCTGAGGAAGAACGCGAGCAACTACTACTGCGCGAACAAGCCGCACGCGCAGAAGCTGAAGCCGCAAACCGCTCAAAAGATGATTTCTTGGCAATAGTCTCTCATGAATTACGCACCCCTATGACCGCAATCCTGGGATGGGTTGGAATGTTGCAAACAGGTAGGCTGGATGAGGATAGAGCAAAAGATGCGCTGGAGACGATTGAGCGCAATGCTAATTTGCAGATGCAACTAATTGAAGATCTACTTGATATTTCGCGCATTGTTCAAGGAAATCTCTCACTGAATTTTGGCAGAGTTAACTTGGTAGAAGCGATCGCCCAAGCTTTAGAAGTTGTACAACCAGTGGCAGATGCTAAATCTATTCAAATTGAATCGGCGCTTGATACCTCGCTAGAACCGATTTGGGGTGACTCAGACCGCTTGCAACAAGTCGTATTAAATCTGCTTTCCAATGCAATTAAGTTTACACCCGACGGCGGACGGGTTGAGGTGGGGTTGTCAGTAGTGGGCAATGGGCAAGGGGCATCGGGCATCAGTAAGAAAACCAATTCCCAATCCCCTATTCCCTATGCCCAAATAACTGTCTGCGACACAGGTAAGGGTATCAGTCCTGAATTTCTGCCGTATGTTTTTGACCGCTTTCGTCAGGCAGACAGCACGAGTACTCGGTCAAATAAAGGGTTAGGTTTAGGACTGGCGATCGCCCGTCATTTAGTAGAATTACACGGCGGCAGTATCGGTGTAGAGAGCGAGGGAATAGGGCAAGGAGCAACCTTTACAGTCAAGCTGCCGTTCACAGCCATTCCCCCGTCAGAAGATGCTCAGACAAACAATACAGACCAGATGCAACTGTCAACATTTAGGGAAGATACAGCACCATCAGACAATCCTCCAAAACTTGACGGCTTACGCCTGCTGATTGTGGACGACGAAGCGGACACGCGGAAGTGGATTAGCATGGTACTGCAAGAGTGCGGAGCAGAAGTAATTGCCGTTGGCTCAACAGGTGAAGCACTAGCAGCGCTCGAACAATTTAAACCAGATGTGTTAGTCAGTGATATCAGTATGCCAGATGAGGACGGCTACACGCTTATCCGTAAAATTAGGGGGCTTGAACTGGAAATGGGTGGACGCATTCCCGCAGTTGCACTGACGGGATATGCGAGGGTAGAAGATTACAGACAAGCTATTGCAGCAGGTTTCCAGCTACACGTCGCTAAACCAGTCAGAGCAGCCGAGTTGGTTGCAGTCGTTGCCAGCCTTGGCAAGATGTCTGGAAAACTTTGA